CGTCCTTTAACTGCGGTTGTATTGCCTCAGCTATGGGTAAATCTTCACTTTTTTGAAATGGCAATAATAAAATAAAGGCTTGGGTAGCTTTTTGCAGAGATACCAGAGCTTGAGTCAAATTATCTAAGCGTACTGCTGTTAATTGGGGATGATTTCTTAAAGTAACTGCAATTCTCGGCGTAGGTAAATCAGCAAGTGCTGGTAATGGTTTAGCCTGTAGCGCCCACACAGGATCAGGTGCAAGGATATGGGGAACTTGCCAATCAGACAATAACGCTGCACTAGCGCGATCGCGTACACTAACCTGAGTACAAGCAGTAAAATTTTGCCTTGCCAAGTAGCGAGTCTGAGGACGTACCAAAGGGCCGATACCTTGCGCCCAAGCCACAGTTTTTAAACCCATCCTCTGTGCCAACGCCATCAAACCCCCATAATAGAAAGGGCTAATGCTGCTGGTAACATCCTGAATGAGACTTCCCCCGCCCCAGATAAACGCATCACAAGAACGCAACGCTTGTAGCACAGGCAAAAAAGCCATGCGATTATGGGATTCTACACCATAGCGATCGCTAGTTTCCTTGGGATTTCCAGACAGCACCACAGGCGTAACATGAGATGGTAACATTTGCAGCAGCGTTGCCAACAAAGCTTCATCACCACCATTTCCCTTACCGTAATACCCAGATAATAACGCCCGCATTATTTTTATATAAAATTTGGATGTTGGATTTTAGATTATCAACTTTTTCCCAACAGTTCACCAGATGTCAGTCAGATTGCAAAAAATATCAATTCACCTATGGGAAGATGAGGGGAGTGTTGACGGTTGACGGTTGACTGTTAACTGTTGACTATGGACTAATGACTAATGACTACTGACCAATTATGCACGTTCTCTCAATTCCCACTTGGATTATTCATGTTTCTAGCGTTATAGAGTGGATAGCGGCTATCTGGTTAATTTGGACTTATGGCGAACTCACTGGTAATCGTAGCTGGTGGGGATTGTCCCTAGCAATGTTACCTGCTTTAGTTAGTGCCATGTGTGCTTGTACATGGCATTATTACGACAACTCCGAAGCTCTAGGATGGTTAGTTACACTGCAAGCTAGTATGACTCTAGTTGGTAATTTTACCCTTTGGGCAGCAGCAGTATGGATTTGGCGTTCTGCGAAAATAGAGGCTAGAGATTAGAGATGAGGGAGATGAGGGAGATGAGGAAGCAGAGGATAAAACACAACTGAATTAATTACCAATTACCAATTACCAATTATCAATTACCAAGCAATTATGTCTAAAGAAACCCTATTTGCCCTTTCCTTATTTCCCTATTTGGGTTTCTTGTGGTTTATCAACCGCAGTAAACTAATGCCACGTTTATCACTTTATGGATTTTACGGTACTCTCATTTTTGTCGGTGTGACTATTCCAGCCGGGATTTATGCCAAAGTTCATTATGGTGAAGAGTTAGCAAACGTAGATTGGTTACATGGTGGTGCAGAAGTCTTTTTGACACTTTCTAATATCCTAGTTGTGCTGGGTTTCGCGCAAGCCGTTAGACAATTAAAAACGAAAAGTTAAAAGTGAGTGATGAGTGCTGAAGCACAGAAGCGCGGCGTTGAGCAACGTGCTAAGTGTCCAAGTAAGCTCTACTCCCCCCCTACTCCCTCATCTCCCCCCTCTCCCCACTCTTTTATTTAATACAGGGAAATTTACATGGACGTAATTCCAGCAATTGATTTACTTGAGGGTCGTTGTGTGCGACTCTATCAAGGCGACTACGATCGCTCACAAGTTTATAGTGAAAATCCTGCTGATGTTGCTAAACAGTGGGTAGATCAAGGTGCAACCAGACTACATATAGTCGATTTAGATGGTGCAAAAGCAGGTAAAGTAGTAAATCTCAAAGCAATTGAAGCGATCGCACAAGCAATTTCTGTACCCATTGAGATAGGTGGAGGATTGCGCGATCGCTCTAGTGTGGAACAGGTGTTTAATTTAGGTGTACGTTGGGCAATTCTTGGGACTGTGGCTGTAGAACAACCCCAGCTTGTCCAAGAACTCTGTCAACAATACCCCGAACAAATTATTATCGGTATTGATGCCCGTAACGGATTAGTAGCCACTCGCGGTTGGTTGGAAACCTCAGAAGTTTTAGCCACCCAACTAGCTGTACAAATGCAAGAACTAGGTGCAGCCGCAATTATTTACACAGATATCCACCGTGATGGCACACTACAAGGCCCCAATTTAGACGCATTGCGAGAATTAGCGACCGCCATTTCCATTCCTGTAATTGCATCTGGTGGCGTAAGTTCTGTCACCGATTTGTTAAGTTTGTTAGCGTTGGAACCCCAAGGTGTCAAAGGTGTGATTATCGGGAAAGCTCTGTATACTGGTGATATTAGCTTAAAAGAAGCATTGCAGGCGATCGGACCAGGACGTATACAAGATATTCCACCTAACTTAGATTTCTCCTCCTTCGCCTAGTTATATCGAGTTGCACTTAAAAATAGTAACTTGGGCTAGGGGTGGGGAATAGGGAGTGGGAATATTATGTTTCGACGCAACTTAGTGTTATTCGAGAGGACTACAGTCCTCTGTGTCAAAATTTCCTACACCCTACATAACGAAAACCACTACAGAATTTTTTATTTCCGGAATTGCAAATAACACCGTTGTAGTTGGCTATATAAGTTCATCAGCAATTAGTGTTTTCCTTCAACTCGTCTAGAGTAAATGGTTGTGAACCCATCAATTGGTGACACAACCATTAACAAAAATTACTCAAAATATAAAACAGCTTGCATTATCTATTTTTAAGCTTGCAAAATAACTACAATTTATGGGTTTCCTTGGCTATAGGGGCGTAACAAAATTTACGCTCCTATTTTATTTACTATGTGTGTTAGTTAATAAAAAACAGACTGGAAAGCCTTATTAGTATAGATTTGTTAATTAATTACTACCCTAACTTATCTGGCAATGACTGTAAACTTATTGACTGATTTCTGGAAACGGTCATATGCTGGATGTAGTTACAATTATCACGCATTACAGGATTGCATTTTATGGCCAGCGAACAGCCTAACTCTAACCAAGCATCTAATAAAAATCTTAATTCAGTTAATCCACCTAGAAAAAGACCATTAAATAACGGCAAACCTAAAAAAACAGATCAATAAATTTTTAAATTAAATGTATTTAAGTTTAAAAAAGACGTAATATTACTTACGTCTTTTTAATTGGCGCAATTTCATAGAGAATTGACATGAGCCTGATTTCAATTAGTAAACGCGATCGCCTACGCTGGGGCTTAACCCATCGCAATTTAACCTTCTGGTAAACTAGCAAACACTTGGTCAACTAATTCCTTGGTCTTATCTTCCAAGCGTTGCCAATCAACTTCACCTACGTCATCAATTAAACTAGTATCAATATCAACTACCTCACTCTCCGACGTGTAATCAATAAAACATACCTGATAACATAGTTCCCATAGATCAATACTGACAATTTGGTCTTGACGTTGCAAACATAAATGATATCCTGGGTGGGGCATTGGTAATTGTGCTAACCTCTCTCTAATTGCATCAGCTTGTTCTAAGGTTGCAGACTCCATTTCTTGCAATAACTGCGTCACCAAAGCTTTTGCCTCGTCAGTGGTGTTAGGCGGCCAAATCAGTACATCTTGGTAAGTTCCTTTCCAAGCAGATTCATCCAACTGCTTGCGGAGATTATCAATAACGCGAATAAAAGCAGGCTGCATGAGGAGTTCGGCCTGCTGCCATGTAACTTGGTTTGTTATTCTAGGTGGCATTGGTCAAAGGCACTAAAAGAAAAATTTACAGTCTGTGTATATTAAAAAGATTGCTTATTTAGTACAAATCTTTTATCAAGATAACGGATTTCCCGTAAAAAAAATTGGAGATATTTATTACTATCGGGAGATTTTCGGTAATAACTTTGGGGAGGGAATATGATTGGCAAGCTATTAGATCACCGATACCAAGTAATTAGAGTCCTGGCTACGGGAGGATTCGGACAAACTTACATAGCCGAAGATACTCGACGACCTGGTAATCCTACTTGTGTAGTCAAGCACCTCAAACCCGCCACCTCTGACCCCAAAGTTTTTGAGACAGCCAAACGCCTCTTTCACAGCGAAGCCGAAACTTTAGAAAATCTCGGTCATCATGAACAAATCCCCAGATTACTTGCATATTTTGACGAAAACCAAGAGTTTTACCTAGTACAAGAGTTTATCGACGGACATACTCTGACGCAAGAACTTATCCCTGGTAATCGTTGGATTGAAAGCCAGGTAATTCATTTGTTACAAGAAATATTAAGTATTTTAGAGTTTGTCCATAACCAAGGTGTAATTCACCGCGACATCAAACCAGACAACATTATCCGCCGCACTACTGACAATAAATTAGTTTTGGTAGACTTTGGGGCGGTGAAACAATTGCGTACCCAAATGGTGACAGTGGGTGGTCAATCAACTGCTACGGTAGTGATTGGTACTCCTGGCTACATGGCTACAGAGCAAGGACAAGGTAAACCCCGTGCTAATAGCGATATTTATGCTTTGGGAATTATTGCCATTCAAGCTTTAACAGGTATAGCACCTACAGAGTTACAAGAAGACCCCCAGACAGGTGAACTCATTTGGCGGCACTTGGTGAATGTGAATGAGCGCCTAGCAGCAGTGTTAAATAAAATGGTACGCTATCACTTTAAAGACCGTTACCAATCTGCCACGGAAGCACTACAAGCCTTACAGGATGCCATCAATCCTGTTCCTGTCGTTGTCTCATCTACATCAGTAACATCTTTCAATCATCCCAGCTATCAACCGGCTAAACCATCATCTCCTGTATCCCGTCAGCAAACTGTAGCCGTTGCGCCAGCACACCAAGTTGTTAGTCAACCTGCACGCCAAGACACTAATAAATCTGACCCCTTACCCCTGTTAATAGGCATTGTACTAGCAGGTGGGGCTGCGGCTTTAGTGGCTAACTTATATCCCAATGTCAAAAATTTTGCGGCTAATGTGTTCAGTAATGATGACACAGGGAATAAATGCTTGGCTGTGGTAGCGGGTAATTCTAATATTCGTTCTGAACCTAGTTCGATTAATACTGATACTGTTTTACAAACAGTTGGTGTCAATACTAGCTATGAGGTTACAGGTAAACGGACAAAACGAGGTTGGGTAGAAATAAAACTTAAATCTGGTCGTTTAGCTTGGGCGCACTCAGATGTGATTGTGAATAAAGCAGAGTGGCCAGCTTGCCTACGCGATCGCCAAATTGCGATTAAAACAGTAGATGATAGTACTCTAATTGCCACTAGACCACAACCCGAACCCAAACCACGGTCGGAAACTATCATAAATCCAGCGCCAGAACCAGATTCTCAGCCAACCGAACAGGCACAACCCCCGGTAGACAGGAGTAAAATTGTCGAACAAGCCAGACAGAAGTATGATTCAGGGGATTTGGTAGGTGCGATCGCTATGTTAAGATCGATCCCAGCAAACGCTTCTGCTGGCATTAAAGAAACAGCCGCCATAATTAACCAGTGGCAACAAGATTGGCAAAAAGCTGATGCTTTATCTAATGACATCAACAAAGCTTTAGAAAATGGTCAATGGGATAAAGTTTTAGAATACAAAAATCATCCCGAAAAGTTACCTAACATTAAATACTGGCGAGATAAGTTAGAACCTGTATTTAAAGAAGCTGCCGAAAATGTAGCCAAACAAGCTCTCCCCAAGACAGAAAATCCGCAGGAGGAAAATCACCCTGCACAAGAAACCCCAAAGACTGAGGAACCATCTGTCGATGAGACACCTACTCCTCAAGAAATTTCGCCGCAGGGTGGGTATTAATGGTGTTTTGCTCTGTTTCTCCCTACAAGTTAAATAGTCCATAATTGATAACCAAAAGTTTATTGACTATGGACTATTGACTAAATATCAACCTGTATTTCTCATCCCCGCAGCGATACCGTTAATGGTTAATAGTGCGCCGCGTAGTAACTCGCCTTTGCTGTAACGGGAGTGGATAACACCGGAGGTTGCAGTATTATTCTTAGACTGGCGGAGGCGTTTGAGGAGAGATACTTGAATAAACCCTAACGGAACGATTGTACCGTTACGTAACTGTACAGAACGCTGAAGTACAGGGTCGCCATCTAGGAGGCGGCTGTGGTCGGTGATTTTGAGAACTAAATCTCTGGTGAGATAGTATTCATTAGCGATTTGCTCAAACACTTTCTCAAACCTGGGCTTATCTTCAGGGTCAGATAATTCTTGTACGTAATGACCAGCCATTTGCATATCTACTTTGGCCAAGGTCATTTCTACTTTGGAAATTACCATTTTGAAGAAAGGCCATTTGACATAAAAGTAGCGCATCAATTTTAGATGTTCCTCTGGTTCTTCCAAGAGAAACTGTTGCAAGGCTGTACCCACACCATACCAAGAAGGTAAGAGGAAGCGGGTTTGTGTCCAGCTAAATACCCAAGGAATGGCGCGGAGGCTGCTTAAATCTTTCTTCCCAGAAGGGCGACGGGCGGGACGGGAACTAATTTGCAGTTGGCTGATTTCTTCAATGGGGGTGACTTGGTGGAAGAAGTCGATGAAATCAGGTTGTTCGTAAATTAAATCACGATAATGCTGACGCGATCGCACGGCTAATTCTTCCATGATTTCGTTCCAAGGTTCGATATCATCAAACCCAGTTCGCAACAAGCTGGCTTGAATTACAGCCGTGGTTATGGTTTCTAAGTTGTACAGTGCTAAATCTAGCAAGGAGTATTTAGAAGCTAATACTTCCCCTTGTTCGGTAATTTTAATTCGCCCGTTGATGCTGTGTCCTGGTTGCGCCAAAATCGCCTCGTGGGCTGGGCCGCCGCCTCTACCCACAGAACCGCCGCGTCCGTGGAAAATCCGCAAGTTCACGCCATATTCTTCAGCGATTTCTTGTAAAGATTTTTGGGCTTTGTGAATTTCCCAGTTGCTACTTAAGAAGCCGGAGTCTTTGTTACTGTCAGAATACCCTAACATCACTTCTTGGAGGTTGGGGGTGAGAATAGTTGAGGATAGGGGGAGGGGGAGATGAGGCGATGGGGGAATTTCTTGGCTACCGTTAAAAGCTGCATAACCGCCTGCGAGTAAGGCGCGGTACAAAGGTAACTCAAATAACTGGCGCATGACGCTGCGCGAACGTTGCAAGTCTTCGACGGTCTCAAATAATGGTACTACCTGAATTGTGCCGACTGCGATCGCTGGGTCAAAAAGTCTGGCTTCTTTGGCGAGTAGCAGCACTTCCAAAACATCGCTGACTTGACGACACATACTAATGATGTAGGTTTGGCAGATATTTATGCCAAATTCTTGTTGTAGCGATCGCACTACGCGGAAGGTTTTAATGACATCATTAGTTTTGTCGGAGAATGGTAACTCTGAGGAAATCAAGGGGCGACGGGTTTGCAATTCCTTGGTTAACCAAGCAACTCGTTCTTCCTCGGTTAGTTCGTTGTAGGACTGGGGTAATATTTGCAGGTATTCCAGAATCTCATTTAAAGCGTCTGAGTGTCTGGTTGATTCTTGGCGGATATCTAATTTTGTCAGGTTAAAGTCAAATATCTCGACTTGACAGATGAGATTATCCAATTCTCGACAGCTTAAACCAGTTTCCGTCAAGTTATGCTGAATTAGTCGCAACTCTGTCAAAAATTCTTCCCCGTTGCGGTACATGGGGCTGTCTTCGTTGGTGGGGGTTTCGCCCTTATATAATGCTAAATTGCGATCGCGGGTATTTTCCAGCCGCTTCAAGACGTAAGCTAGTTTGAGGCGATAGGGTTCTTGGCGATATCTCAGCGCCAGTGCGTCGTATACTTCACTTAACTGGGACTGGTCTAACTCCAAGGACTCCAGTAAATCTGGTAACACATCACTCCAGTGCATGGAGATACTTAACAATTCAATTAATTGCGTGACAGACTTGATATATCTCTCCAACACCATTTTGCGTTGATAGCAAGCTGTCTGCCAAGTAATTTCCGGTGTTACCGATGGGTTTCCATCTCTGTCAGAACCTACCCAGGAACCAAAGGAACAGAAATCTTTCCTTGGTGGTTCTAACCAAGAGAAGGTTTGTTTTAACGCATAATTGAAGCGTTTATACAGTTGGGGAATGCCATCAAATAAAACTTCTTGGAAGTAGTGTAAAGCGTAATCTACTTCATCTAGTACAGTCGGCTTGAATTGATGGAGTTCGTCTGTCCGCCACCACAAGCGAATTTCTTCGAGTAATTTCTCCCGAATTTCTGACCCTTCCCAAGGATAACCACCGCCATTGTTGGTGCGAGTTTCTACCGCATCGAGTTGTTGCAACAGTTCTACTACTTGGCGTTGCTTATCGCGGATGGTGTGACGGACAATTTCCGTCGGGTGGGCGGTAAATACTAGGCGGACATCGAGTTGGGAAATGAGGCGTTGAATTTGTTGGGGTGGGACATTCAACTTATGTAACAAAGGAAATAGGGCGGCGAATGTCCCTTTTTGTTTGTTTTGTCCGCGATGAGTCCAATTTTTAGCGAGGAAGTCTGTACCTAACCCACGATTGAAAATTACATCATCTTCGTTATGGTTTGATGACGATGTAATGTTTTCTGAAGAATCAAGAGTGGCTGTTTCGGCTTCTATCTCAGAATAGCGGGTCAATTGCTGCCTTTGTTCAAATTCCTGCTCGATGATGTTGATGAGCTGAAAATACAAAGCAAACGCCCTCGCCGCCCGGATAGCTTCATTAATATTCAACTGTTCAATTAACTTGACAGCAGAAACGGCTTGGTCTTTTGTCGCCTGTCCTTCTGGGGAACACAAATCACGCAACTGCCGCAACAAATCTACCATGTTTTGACCGCATTCTTGCCGTAGCACCGTCTCCCACAACTCTTCTACTATTTGCAGACGATGGCGCAAAAACAATTCGGATGCGGGGTAGAAATTAGCAGACTCAGATAGAGAGTATAAAACCGAACTCATATTGCTTCTCTTGTAAAGCCAATTACTGTTTAACAGCCTTTATCTTTGGTAATGTATGCTCTTGGCAATTTCTGTGAGCATATTGTTAAAGTATATTTTTTAACTTTATGTATTTAATTCATTGTCATCGGGGAAGGGTAAAATGGGCAGGCGATCGCCGCGAAACAATTCTTCACTAGCTTGTCCCAAGGATTCCAGGGCTTTTACGGTGACATTTCCCGTGGTAAGCAGCATTAGTATAGACGCTGTACCTATTTCTAAGAGGAGAGAATTGGGAATGCTAAACAAAAGCAAATTTAATCCGGGGGTTGGTGTGGGCTTTTGAGTAATAGGGGGCATTGTTTGTCCTTAATTATGAGCCAGCGAGTAGAATAAGACGCAAAATGCAAAATCTGTATGACTTGTAACTGTACAGGACTATTCTGTCCCATTTAACAAGCCAAAAAGGTAACGAAATTGTTAACAAAAAACAGCAAAATGTGATAAACCTATGGTTCTAGTTTACAAGTGCAGGCACTACCCCCCAACATTCCCATCCTGTAAAGTTAACTGCCCATGAAAACAGTACTCCTAGATAGCCAAAAATCCTTGTCGCAGTGGGTCAGCCAAGCAACGGGGATAAACACTTTTGGGGTGAAAGTCCGGTTACGGGGAAATGACCTTCATATTCTGTGTGAAGGGTTAGAGTGTCCTCAACGCTGGCGCACTCTCTCTGATTTGCTTCATGCACTACAGCAAACGAATTTAGACGACCTCACCAGCAAAGACCAACCCTCAATATACCAAGTATTTGTCTACGGGCGTAAACGAGGGGAGTACCGCCCCCAGTGGTGTCACAAAGTCCACTTAAACCAGTTGGAACGGCATCTGGAACAAGTGGAACAAGCGCTGTTAGCCAATGAGGAAAAAGTCCCTGGTGGGGCGTTAATTCTCTCAAATGAAAGTTTGGCGCGTCGGGGAGATGCTAACGCCATCGCCCGTTATCTGAGCGAAACCCTAAGTGCAATGGGTGTGGCGGTACAGGTAAGCGTCAAGCAACATCAGCCCAGCGATGGTAACTCTGAGGTATTCAATCGCCTGTGGATATTTTGCCAATCTGCTTATAGTCCTGACCCTTCATTACTAGCAGAACCAGTAGCCCAGAAATTGCGCCAGTTGAATCTGGCTGGCTACTGTGATGCTGTGATTGTTTCTCAAGTTAGTGGTGAGACTAACCCTGACTGGCTGTTAAGAATTGACTTGACACCGCCAGAGGTGATGCTGAAAGAATGGGCGCGGTGGGGAGATGTCCAAGCGATCGCCCGTTTATTAACAGCCGCAGTATCCGAGTTACTGGTGAACGTGCAAGTTTCCCTACAAGAATCCACCCTGCATATTTTTTGTGAACCCAGTGTTAAAGGTTCCTCAGTACCAGATAAAACAACTTGTGTTGATAAAATTTTAGCGCAACTAGAAGCGATCGCTCCCCAAGGTATTATGGGGGCTACAGTTTACGGACAAAAACCCAACGACAAGCAGCCAAAGTGGATTGATTGGCTCAAGTTACCCGCCAGCGAACATCCAGCCTTGGCTACTCCTACCTTTGATTTGGCTATCTCTGGTGATGAACCTGCAATAGTTTTCTTACTAGAACGTCTACTCAACCCCGACTTAGATAGACGCTTAAAAACAGGTGGTCTGCGGGTACTGTTGCTACGCAAAGGCGACTTACTCCATATCATGTGTGATGCGCCCGTTTGTCCCAGCCGTAAACAAGTAGCGCCTAGAGTCATTCAATTTTTACGCCAATTAAATCTGGCGGGTACGGCTGGAGTAAGGGTTTATGGTCGTCGTGCTGGAAATAAAGAACCCTTTTGGCATTATGGTGTAGATTTAGTCCACCGCCAGCGCCTCGTTCCCG
Above is a genomic segment from Nostoc sp. MS1 containing:
- the ppc gene encoding phosphoenolpyruvate carboxylase, producing the protein MSSVLYSLSESANFYPASELFLRHRLQIVEELWETVLRQECGQNMVDLLRQLRDLCSPEGQATKDQAVSAVKLIEQLNINEAIRAARAFALYFQLINIIEQEFEQRQQLTRYSEIEAETATLDSSENITSSSNHNEDDVIFNRGLGTDFLAKNWTHRGQNKQKGTFAALFPLLHKLNVPPQQIQRLISQLDVRLVFTAHPTEIVRHTIRDKQRQVVELLQQLDAVETRTNNGGGYPWEGSEIREKLLEEIRLWWRTDELHQFKPTVLDEVDYALHYFQEVLFDGIPQLYKRFNYALKQTFSWLEPPRKDFCSFGSWVGSDRDGNPSVTPEITWQTACYQRKMVLERYIKSVTQLIELLSISMHWSDVLPDLLESLELDQSQLSEVYDALALRYRQEPYRLKLAYVLKRLENTRDRNLALYKGETPTNEDSPMYRNGEEFLTELRLIQHNLTETGLSCRELDNLICQVEIFDFNLTKLDIRQESTRHSDALNEILEYLQILPQSYNELTEEERVAWLTKELQTRRPLISSELPFSDKTNDVIKTFRVVRSLQQEFGINICQTYIISMCRQVSDVLEVLLLAKEARLFDPAIAVGTIQVVPLFETVEDLQRSRSVMRQLFELPLYRALLAGGYAAFNGSQEIPPSPHLPLPLSSTILTPNLQEVMLGYSDSNKDSGFLSSNWEIHKAQKSLQEIAEEYGVNLRIFHGRGGSVGRGGGPAHEAILAQPGHSINGRIKITEQGEVLASKYSLLDLALYNLETITTAVIQASLLRTGFDDIEPWNEIMEELAVRSRQHYRDLIYEQPDFIDFFHQVTPIEEISQLQISSRPARRPSGKKDLSSLRAIPWVFSWTQTRFLLPSWYGVGTALQQFLLEEPEEHLKLMRYFYVKWPFFKMVISKVEMTLAKVDMQMAGHYVQELSDPEDKPRFEKVFEQIANEYYLTRDLVLKITDHSRLLDGDPVLQRSVQLRNGTIVPLGFIQVSLLKRLRQSKNNTATSGVIHSRYSKGELLRGALLTINGIAAGMRNTG
- the hisA gene encoding 1-(5-phosphoribosyl)-5-[(5-phosphoribosylamino)methylideneamino]imidazole-4-carboxamide isomerase, which gives rise to MDVIPAIDLLEGRCVRLYQGDYDRSQVYSENPADVAKQWVDQGATRLHIVDLDGAKAGKVVNLKAIEAIAQAISVPIEIGGGLRDRSSVEQVFNLGVRWAILGTVAVEQPQLVQELCQQYPEQIIIGIDARNGLVATRGWLETSEVLATQLAVQMQELGAAAIIYTDIHRDGTLQGPNLDALRELATAISIPVIASGGVSSVTDLLSLLALEPQGVKGVIIGKALYTGDISLKEALQAIGPGRIQDIPPNLDFSSFA
- a CDS encoding DUF2499 domain-containing protein, encoding MHVLSIPTWIIHVSSVIEWIAAIWLIWTYGELTGNRSWWGLSLAMLPALVSAMCACTWHYYDNSEALGWLVTLQASMTLVGNFTLWAAAVWIWRSAKIEARD
- a CDS encoding DUF3593 domain-containing protein, giving the protein MSKETLFALSLFPYLGFLWFINRSKLMPRLSLYGFYGTLIFVGVTIPAGIYAKVHYGEELANVDWLHGGAEVFLTLSNILVVLGFAQAVRQLKTKS
- a CDS encoding serine/threonine protein kinase — its product is MIGKLLDHRYQVIRVLATGGFGQTYIAEDTRRPGNPTCVVKHLKPATSDPKVFETAKRLFHSEAETLENLGHHEQIPRLLAYFDENQEFYLVQEFIDGHTLTQELIPGNRWIESQVIHLLQEILSILEFVHNQGVIHRDIKPDNIIRRTTDNKLVLVDFGAVKQLRTQMVTVGGQSTATVVIGTPGYMATEQGQGKPRANSDIYALGIIAIQALTGIAPTELQEDPQTGELIWRHLVNVNERLAAVLNKMVRYHFKDRYQSATEALQALQDAINPVPVVVSSTSVTSFNHPSYQPAKPSSPVSRQQTVAVAPAHQVVSQPARQDTNKSDPLPLLIGIVLAGGAAALVANLYPNVKNFAANVFSNDDTGNKCLAVVAGNSNIRSEPSSINTDTVLQTVGVNTSYEVTGKRTKRGWVEIKLKSGRLAWAHSDVIVNKAEWPACLRDRQIAIKTVDDSTLIATRPQPEPKPRSETIINPAPEPDSQPTEQAQPPVDRSKIVEQARQKYDSGDLVGAIAMLRSIPANASAGIKETAAIINQWQQDWQKADALSNDINKALENGQWDKVLEYKNHPEKLPNIKYWRDKLEPVFKEAAENVAKQALPKTENPQEENHPAQETPKTEEPSVDETPTPQEISPQGGY
- the csaB gene encoding polysaccharide pyruvyl transferase CsaB; translated protein: MRALLSGYYGKGNGGDEALLATLLQMLPSHVTPVVLSGNPKETSDRYGVESHNRMAFLPVLQALRSCDAFIWGGGSLIQDVTSSISPFYYGGLMALAQRMGLKTVAWAQGIGPLVRPQTRYLARQNFTACTQVSVRDRASAALLSDWQVPHILAPDPVWALQAKPLPALADLPTPRIAVTLRNHPQLTAVRLDNLTQALVSLQKATQAFILLLPFQKSEDLPIAEAIQPQLKDVSKILCLEDPQILKGVFPGVELAIGMRLHSLIMAASEGCRCFALSYDPKINRLMEDLAIPGWDLANIPDDADAIAQTWLEYYTNGQPLSSEKIQSLVNGAFMHKELLREALS